The genomic interval ctcctcctcctcttcctgctGCTCTCTCGCTCTCGTTGGAttcggtttggtttggtttgggccATGACGAAGCACGGCGCGGTGGTTGTCCCGGAGGAtgccgtggtggcggcggcggccgtcgggcGGCATTTCTCGTTCCCGCCGCCGAGGACggggggcgtcggcggcgactcGTGCAAGAAGCTGGCGGCGCAGCAGATCGACCTCGGCGCCGCGGTGGTCGGGTCGTGGCTCGACTCCATGAAGGCGTCCTCGCCGCGGCACAGGCTCGTGGcgcccgcggtcgccgccgccgccgccgacgcggagcACGACGAGTGGATGGTGACTCACGCGCCGCGAATTTCCCTCCCTGTACATGTCGGCGATGTCGGTCtaagccggccggcggcgcacgcgcgcgGTGGCGCTGGAACTGAGACACGTGTTTGTGTGTTTTGTTGGTGGCAGGAGAAGCACCCGTCGGCATTGGGGAAGTTcgaggcgctggcggcggcggcgaaggggaagcggatcgtcgtcttcctcgacTACGACGGCACGCTGTCGCCGATCGTCGAGGACCCCGACCGCGCCGTCATGACGGACGAGGTCAGCCACCCACCTCCCTAATTCAaactctcctcctctctttcttgaATCacccgacgacgaggaggaggaagaagaagaagcagcaaaGCAGAGCACTCTCTGCTTTGctctgcttctcctcctcctcctccggcgacctCGTCGACCCACTCGTGCTGAGTTGCTgaccggccggcggccatggctacGCGTGCAGATGAGGGACGCCGtgcgcggcgtggcggcgcgattCCCGACGGCGATCGTCAGCGGCCGCTGCAGAGACaaggtaaaaaaagaaaaaaaaaacacataatcTTCTTTCTAGAACTCCACCGTTTGCTCTGCAATTTCTGCGACTTTTTGTTGGAAAGTACTCTCACGATCACGGCCACACATGACATACCCATCActaattaagagaaaaaaaggaaagaaaaataagtatatACTCACGAGGACAAGCGACCTAGAAGCTCCTCTACTTGGCATGAGCCtcaaaaaagaaatttaaaattcTTTTGTCCtcgcaagaaaaagaaaaatacaaaataaaaatggatttaATTGTTGGCTTGCGGTTGCTGAAAATGACGCGTTGGTTTGGGTTCCAGGTGTTGAGCTTCGTGGGGCTGGAGGAGCTCTACTACGCGGGTAGCCACGGGATGGACATCCAAGGGCccaccaacgccgccgcctccaaggTAATCCGACGTGGCACGGAATAGTCAACGGCCACCCTCGCACGTGTCACTTGTCTGGTCAAACCCCCTCCTGAGCtttgagcttgagcttgagcggCAATGGCGGatgcttgtgtgtgtgtgtgtgcagggaggagaggaggaggaggagtcggtgctgtGCCAGCCGGCGAGGGAGTTCCTGCCGATGATCGGGGAGGCGTACGCGGCGCTGGTGGAGAAGGTGGAGGGGGTGATCCCGGGGGCGAAGGTGGAGAACAACAAGTTCTGCCTCTCCGTCCACTTCCGCCGCGTCGACGAGCGCCGGtggggcgccgtcgccgaccagGTCAGGGCGGTGCTCCGGGGCtacccgcgcctccgcctcacGCAGGGCCGCAAGGTGCTCGAGGTCAGGCCCGCCATCAAGTGGGACAAGGGCGAGGCCCTCcgcttcctcctctccgccctcggcttctccgccgccggagacggagaagacgacggcgacgacgacgacgcgttcCCCATCTACATCGGCGACGACCGCACCGACGAGGACGCGTTCCGGGTGCTCCGAGCGAGGGGGCACGGCGCCGGCATCCTGGTGTCGAGGTTCCCCAAGGACACCTgcgcctccttctccctccGCGACCCCGGCGAGGTCAAGGACTTCCTCCGCAAGCTCGTCACCTGCGCCGCCGCATGACGTCACCTTCACCTGACCACAGTGACACTAattggcttcctcctcctccacgggaaagagaaagagagagagagaaataattaAGGATCTTGATTAGTCAATTAGCGGTTACTAATCCCTGTATTAATTTTAGCCGGTCActtcatttcttcttcttctttttttatgtgtttCTGTTCTTGCTCTGCGGCTGCCAtcttgattgatcgatcgatctcacagGCCACAGTGTGACAGCTCGATCTGAAGGTTTCTCTATTATCCTTAACCTTCCTCCAGCTGATCCAAGGCCTTGTAATTAGTCGTCAATTTTTAGCAGTTTgttgtctgtctgtctgtcacTGAAACGGGACGAATTAATCCGAATTAATACGATCCATTTCCACCTAATTTCAGTTTGTACTGTACCGTTTAATTTCCATCTAAATTCAGCTTTGCACTGTACCCTCTCTTGCCCATCATTTCGACGACGACAAGTGTTAATTGCAAGCTTTCACAGCTTGCCTTTTCCGAGTAATTATCGCGACGACTCTCTGGGTGTGTTGATTTGTCGGTCGAAAGCGGCAGCAGGAAAATTAACCGAAAACGAGAGGTTCAGAGAGAATGGCACAATTTGcagatgaatatatatatatgcacagtGCTATGGAGTCCATGGGTTGTCTGTGACTGTAGATTTGCCTCGCTAATCGCTGTTAGTACACTGTGTCAAGATAGATGCAGTTCGAAAGTTGCTTGGAATTGGAAAAGAAATGATTAATGCATCGGCAGAAAGTCCCATCTATGTGCaatgtttcttcttcttttatggCAAGAAAGATGTACTACTGTGTACGACAACAACAATCACTTGCCATGTTGTATCCTTAGGGTGAATGCAATATCTACTCGAGATATGTGGCAAGAAAGATGTTTCTCCGTTGGGATTCAAGCTCGAGATATGTGGCAatgctatctttttttttcttaagctCCTCATCGTTTGCCCATATTTCTTACTAAGCTAAAATACTtgttaaaaataaaagttaatttgtggtgcacacacacacatacatatacatatatatatatatatatatatatatatatatatatatatatatatgtatgtatgtatatatatatatatatatatatgtatgtatatatatatatgtatgtatgtatgtatatgtatgtatgtatgttcgTAGCGACCTAAAAGCTAATGCTAAAAAtactatgttaaaaatatcttaaaattaacttctacatttaaaaatttaaattttgacttttgCTTTGACTGGTTAGTGCAACCGATGGGGCTCTAAGTTGTATGCATCATTTAGTTCAAACGAAattttaatcataaaaaaagGACGCACAATTTATTTGTACTTAATCAGCACAAAGAGAGCACATTAATCATCGCAAGGTTGGtaaattgattaaaaaaaaggtgaagaGGTTTCCTCCACATTCAGAGTAATATCCATTGTCAGTATACATTTTAATAGgacatatttttaaaagtaactcacataaatagttttttttgtaAAGAAATTTTACAATACTTATCTGtatgtaaaatattttatacTAAAAATTTTGATACCTTAAAAGATACCTAGCCATAGAAATACGAAGTTTTTATACTAGAAATGTTCTTGGTACTTTATTGGATATAGTAAAATTACTCTTGTTCTTCGTGTGTGATATTTACTAATGGATATTAACTATGGTGACTTTGAAATGGCTTGGATTTTGGAATGTGAACTCTCAAATTAGAGGATCAGGTTTAAAACTtgctttcatttttatttttggttaaaaaaacTTGCTTCAGTACATTGATCGTTTCTAGGTAGGAAAGGAGTGtcgtaagttttttttaactatagtatataattgaagtgtaattatattgtatgATATAAGTTATATAAAACTTGCATTTAATTATGGTTTGGTTGGCTAGCACCAGGATCTTACGGTGACATGTGTgaaaatttcttttttctctttcatgCATAAATCTCGAGCGATCCGATGGTTACAAATATGAAAGTtttagtggaaaaaaaaacttacacaagttttctagcaattccGTTGTGAAAATTAATCTCCAATGCATGTTGGAAAGAAACCAGTCGTAACAAATTGAAAGGCCTATGcgcgatcgatggatcgatcatgattagaaaaacaaaacaaaaagaaaaaacaaaaaggacaGACCTCCTAATTCTGTGGCTTCCGAAGAACGCCCACTTAATTGCATTGGAGTAGTACTATGCAGGGATGGGTGAGTGCACACATGAGAGCAAGCAAGAAAATTCAACGACATGGATGGAGCACGGCCGCGCCGTACGTCGATCGCCATCTCGCCCCCTTACTTTACCATGCGATCTCGATCTCGAGAGCACGCCGCGCGcgatcgccggccggccggtggcgACACCGACCATACCCAAACCTCGCGCGAGAGCATAGCTTAGCTAGCAGACACATGCCTGCCCAGCAATCGCGCatcagctagcttagctatagcTTGTGCCgtgacgtcgacggcgacggcgacggacaGGGACAGCAGTATAGCTTAGCAATAGCGTCGTCGTGGCCGGAGATGGACCTGGCGATCGAGAGCTAATGAACTCATCAATGTGCAAATATACGCGAGACACCAACAGCTAGCACGCCCATGCTCCGTCGCGATCGGTGTCGGGAGAGGAGGAGTACTATacgcgcgcgcggtggccgcggccggcCGGTGTCCGAATCGCAGCACGCGCGCGGGCCGGCGGGGGTCGCTTGCTTTGCATGGATGCGGCGGTTCGCTTTCtgcttttcagttttcaccCTGGAAATTAAGGTGCTCGTATTCAATTAATCAACGGCCGAGTTGCGATAATTGTGCACACGCGAGTGTGATTTTAACAAGGACCTGTTTGGTGGAGCTCTAACTCTTAAATTTAGCTTTAAAAGTTagatctggagtggagttgtggagctgcctaaacacAGTTCCACCTCTCTGGCTCATTttatgagagagctccacctagCTTCACTAAAACTATTTGGCTGTTCTGGTCGTGGGGAACGCTAGGGGGAGGGCGGAGGCTCTGGCTTACTGTAGGAGTTTGCGACAGATTGATGGCGTTTCGAGGGTGGCCAAGGGCCCGTCTTTGCCGTTGGTTACGGTCAAGGTATGACTGCTTGTGAGACGACATGGACTTTTTTGTGGCCATCGATGTAGGGGTGTATGTGTGGGTGATGTGAAAATgctggcgaaagccttgccgtGCCTTGGGCCGGTTCGACAACAACGGTGCCCGTGGGCGCCGTTTCCCTTCTTGGAGGCGTTGTCATGGTGTTCTTTCATAACCCCCACAAATCTCCAGGTGAAAACCTTGTTCCGATTTTcggacgaacggcggcggcgttacGTGTCGTGTCCTCCTTGGGGGCGTCGCTTCAGAGAAGTTCCAATGCATCGATGACTATCGATGGTCCTTTTCGGTTCAATAGCTTGCATACCTTGCGTTTGGCGAGGCCTTCGCCTTCTTGGGTCCACTTCTTTCTTGTGGTGGGCGACATGCTCTTCGGTTGTTTCTACTGATGAAGTTGAAGCTGCTCGCTGATGGGGTGTGGCGACGCTCTCCAACGATGACATGTTGCAGTCTCTTCCAAGGAGTTTTGGTGCTAGCTGTGTGAAGGAAGTGGCTCCTCGGTGGCTTGGCTGATGTCCGTTGTTGGATGTCGGAGCTGCTTTTCGCTTTGGTGACTTGCGTGGCTTTAGTGTCGCTGCGGTTGTGAAGTCGGCGCTACTGGGTCGCTTGGGCGgctagctcggcaacgataacacctCTTCTGTGATGTGGGAGCTGTTGTGTCGCTTTTGTGTTTAGCTTGGCGGCGACGTCCTGCGATTGGGCTCCGCTGTCGTTGTTAGTTGTGCAGCGGTGGGTTTTATCCGGTTTTCCTGTAATTAACCGTGCAGTTGTATGGTTTTCGGGcccggttttccttataaactgggtcaattctcttcttctaaaTATAACAGTGGAACAAAGTTCCGCCTtcagtttcaaaaaaaaaaaaaaactgtttggctgagagaggtggagctggagctatatCAAACAGGCTCTTAGTGTGGACTAATTAGTGAGTTGACATGTTTAGGTTGTATAGTAAAGGGTTACATTAAGGCTTTGTTTGAGAGAGCTTCAGCTCAAGTCCaaccaaatagtttcagctctagctttaaaaaaaagttaacaagaTTAAAGTATTCTTACAAATTTAACTAGAGGGATATAACGGGTTCAAGCTGTTCCACAACTTTACCCTGAGTCTTGAAAGCTTTGTCAAACAGTAGTACCTAAATGGGTAGTAGTATACTTACCGGTGGATATATAAAAGCtcggtaagagagaagaaagggatTGAGTTGGATTTTTGACAGGATTAATTAATTCAGGGGGAGCAGTACGCCGACATTGTGCAAATCAGAATCGCCATCAACAACACAGAGTGCGCATGCGCGTGTCGGGCTAGCTGAACGAGAGGCCATTTCGCACACCACGTCGTCTCCCCCATCTTCCATCTCCTCgcaacgtactccctccgtcaaaaaagaaaaaaaaacaaacaaaccctATTTTTCGTATCCaatgtttaaccgtccgtcttatttaaaaaaattatgaaaaaaattaaaaaaataagtcacgcataaagtattaatcatgttttatcatctaataacaatgaaaatattaattataaaaaaattttatataagacggacagtcaaacgttgacaCGGAAACCTacggtttgtctttttttagacggagggagtatgtcgacgacgctagctagctcatctcCGGTAGCCtctcaatcgatcgatcgatcggcatgACGTCACGGACGAATGCGTAAAAGCCTGCAAGCAAGCTAGAGCTAGAGTGCATCAAGCTAGAATCCCAATGCACGCA from Oryza glaberrima chromosome 3, OglaRS2, whole genome shotgun sequence carries:
- the LOC127765225 gene encoding probable trehalose-phosphate phosphatase 9; amino-acid sequence: MTKHGAVVVPEDAVVAAAAVGRHFSFPPPRTGGVGGDSCKKLAAQQIDLGAAVVGSWLDSMKASSPRHRLVAPAVAAAAADAEHDEWMEKHPSALGKFEALAAAAKGKRIVVFLDYDGTLSPIVEDPDRAVMTDEMRDAVRGVAARFPTAIVSGRCRDKVLSFVGLEELYYAGSHGMDIQGPTNAAASKGGEEEEESVLCQPAREFLPMIGEAYAALVEKVEGVIPGAKVENNKFCLSVHFRRVDERRWGAVADQVRAVLRGYPRLRLTQGRKVLEVRPAIKWDKGEALRFLLSALGFSAAGDGEDDGDDDDAFPIYIGDDRTDEDAFRVLRARGHGAGILVSRFPKDTCASFSLRDPGEVKDFLRKLVTCAAA